The following DNA comes from Candidatus Methylacidiphilum fumarolicum.
ATAAAAAGGGGGAGAAAAGTAATCCAATGAATGTGGAGTAAAGCAAAGATAAGCCCGCTCAGTACGATGGCGCTTCTTTTTGTAAGGTGACTTCTAAAAAATTGATAAAGAAATCCTCTGAAAAGAAGCTCTTCTCCAATAGGAGCAGCCACAAGAATTAAAGCTAAAAGAACAGCAATTTCACTGGGCTTTGAGGCATGTAAGAAAAGATCGACTGCGGGCTGTCTTGGAACGGGAAGATGGAGTGCTTTCCCAATATTCTCACTGAGTCCGGCAATCATTTGAAGGGGCAGGTAGGCGGAAAGACATATCCAAAAACTGAGGATGGCAATTTCCCATGGATTAAACTGAGAGAGCCCTAAGAAGTCAGAAAGAGTATACCCATGAAATCGGACCAAAATAACAATAAGAATAATAGAAAAAATGCTTAATCCAGCAGCGACACCAAGCAAGATGCCTGTGAAAAGAAAGAGACATACGGCAACAAGTTCCAACCAGCTAAAAGGAATGGGAAGAAATTCTCTAAAGGGAGCAAAATCGGTTTTTTTCCACCGGTAAAGAAAAACCCCCATTGCTAGATCCGCCAGAAGGGTAAGCAATAAGAAGCCAAGGATCAGCGGCTTATAATGAGCAATGAGTCTTTGAGTTAGTTCATCCACGTTTTGCTATCCTACTCTCTGTTGCTA
Coding sequences within:
- a CDS encoding CPBP family intramembrane glutamic endopeptidase, whose translation is MDELTQRLIAHYKPLILGFLLLTLLADLAMGVFLYRWKKTDFAPFREFLPIPFSWLELVAVCLFLFTGILLGVAAGLSIFSIILIVILVRFHGYTLSDFLGLSQFNPWEIAILSFWICLSAYLPLQMIAGLSENIGKALHLPVPRQPAVDLFLHASKPSEIAVLLALILVAAPIGEELLFRGFLYQFFRSHLTKRSAIVLSGLIFALLHIHWITFLPLFIFGMILAAVYEFSGCLILSMAIHFWFNGFTACLLLLAKFG